The sequence below is a genomic window from Candidatus Eisenbacteria bacterium.
GAGGTGGTGCTCACGGGGCCGGGGGGCGCCGAGGAAACCATACGCAACGATGTGGTCTTCACCATGTTGGGGCGAGAGCCTCCCCTCGAGTTTTTCCGGCGGTCCGGGATCCGGATCGCGGGCGAGATGCGGCCTCGCCAGTGGATCGCGATGGGGCTCTTTCTGCTCTTCTGCGCATGGCTTTACAACTGGAAATCGGGCGGATCGATGTCCCAGCTTTTTGCGGAGCGACATTGGTTCCCCTTCAATCTGCCCGACCTCTTGAGCCGGCTCGGCCCAGGTCTCGCGGCCGCGGTCAGAACCCCCGGGACCCTCATCGGCACTCTGGCGATCAGCGCGTCGGGGCCTGCGTTCTGGTATACGCTGGTCTACTCAACCGTCGTCGTCCTCTTCGGGCTCAAGCGGATCCGCCGGAGGAGGACGCCCTACGTCACGGTGCAGACCTGCACGCTCATGTTCGTCCAAGTTGTTCCGCTCTTTCTGTTGCCCGAGATCATTCTTCCCCAGCTGAACTACCACGGCCTCCTGCCGCGCGGCATCGCGGACGCGCTCTTTCCGGCCGTGAGTTACGGGCACGGCCGTGAATTCTGGCGGGCGTACGGCCTCATCCTCGCGTGGCCGCTCAACGTGTACAACATCTTCACGCACGATCCGCTCTGGTGGTGGATCGCGATCGGGGCGCTTCAGACGCTCGTCCTCATCCCGGTCGGGATCTACTTTTTCGGGAAAGGGGTCTACTGCGGGTGGATCTGCTCCTGCGGGGCCCTTGCGGAGACCCTGGGGGACACGCACCGCCACAAGATGCCGCACGGACCCCTGTGGAATCGCATGAACATGATCGGGCAGGGGATCCTTGCGATCGCGGTCGCGCTCCTCGTGATTCGAATCGTCGGGTGGATGCTGCCGCCCGGGAACTGGGCCGATTCAGTGTTCGATCCGCTCCTCAAGACGCCCTACAAGTGGTGCGTCGATGTGTTTCTCGCCGGCGTGATCGGCTACGGGCTTTACTTCTGGTTTTCGGGGCGCGTGTGGTGCCGGTTTCTGTGCCCGCTGGCCGCGCTCATGCACATCTACGCACGCTTCAGCCGCTTTGCGATCGTGGCGGAGAAGAAGAAGTGCATCTCGTGCAATGTCTGCACCTCGGTCTGCCACCAGGGCATCGACATCATGAACTTCGCGAACAAGGGGATCCCGATGCAGGATCCGGAATGCGTCCGCTGCTCGGCGTGCGTCCAGAGCTGCCCGACGGGGGTGCTGCAGTTCGGCCAGGTGGATCGAAGGGGAGCCGCCATCAAGCTCGACCTTCTCCCGGCGTCCCCGGTCCTCATGCGGGAAGGGAAGGCGTGACGTGGGCGAAGGGCCGCCGGTCTCCTTCCGGGCGCTGGACACCGTTTGGATCCAGGTCACGGGGACGCTCTGCAACATCGCCTGCCGGCACTGTTTTGTGAGCGCCGGTCCGAGGAGCGCCTCGCTCCCCGTGATGTCGCGGGGGCAGGTCGAAGCCGCCCTCGAAGAGGCTGTCGAGCTGGGGGCGCGCGACGCGTACTACACCGGGGGCGAGCCTTTCCTGCATCCCGAAATCCGGGCCCTCGTGGACCTGGCGCTCGAGCGGATGCCGCTCACGGTGCTCACGAACGCGCTTCTGATCGACGAGGACACAGCGGGTTGGATCGGTGACCGGTTCGAGAGAAGTCGCTACTCGTTCGACATCCGGGTGAGCCTCGACGGGGCGACCGCGGAATTGAACGACCGCGTGCGCGGCCATGGCGTCTACGAGCGTGTCGTGGAGGCCCTGCGCCGCCTCGCGCGCGCCGGGGTCACGCCGGTGGTGACGGTCGTGGAGCATGAGGACTCCCTGAAGGCGGCCGCGGCGCGGGCGGAGTTCGCCGAGTTCCTGCGTGGTCTGGGGTTTCAGCGTCCTCGGATCAAATTCCTGCCGCTCCTTCGCATCGGACGAGAGGAACGACGCACGCGTGGATACCTGGAGCAAGAGCGGCTGGGCCCGGAGCCGGTCGCGCCCGAAATCGAAGAATCGCTGATCTGCTCGACAAGCCGCACCGTGACGGCGCGCGGCGTTTGGACCTGCCCGATCCTGGTCGAGGTTCCGGACGCGCGCCTGGGGGATTCCCTGCGGCAGGCCGGACGAGAGATCAACCTGAATTGGCGCGCCTGCCACACCTGCGTGGCGGAGGGGCTGCGCTGCGCGACCTAGGGGCTCCGTCCCGGGAGCTCGCGCGGTTCCCTCTGGTCCAAATCCCTGAGGGTCCGGATCATCGGTTCCCACACCTGTCCGAGCGCCAGCCTGGCGAGCTCCCCTTCGGGCGGCACGTCGCCTAGGAAGAAGGCGCGTCCCCCCGCCCGGAGGTCTGAGTCGTCGCCGTACCGGGATTCGGAGCCCGATCGCGCCTTCTCCTTGCGGGAGCGATCGAGCAGCTCGGTGAGCTTCCAGCCTCCGCAGCGATCTTCCCAGTCGGATTCGATCCGCTTCGCGCGATCGGGATCTGATTTCTTGATATCGGGCGGCACGAGGCAATAGTCGTCGCAATCGCCGGCCACGGGGCTCGACGTGAAGATCGCGTGCGCCGTCGCCTCCATCGTTCCGGAGTATCCGACGATCGCCGAGCCGTCCCCGACGTCGAGCACCTGGTACTCGTATCCAACCGAAAGGTCCCGGTCACGCGTCACGACCTCGATCAGCTGCTCGACGTAGCGTTCGCGGGTCGCTCCTTTCTCGTCCTTGTCCTCCGTTTTGTGGAAGATGGTCTGGAGGAAGTTGCCGGTGTTGGTTCTCGTCCGAAGGCCGTAGAAGCGGCCGACGATGACCCGGTCGGCGCCGAGTTCACGCCCGAGCCGCGCGGCTTCTCTACGGTTGATGCGCTCGAGGAGGGACACGGGAACCGCGTCGTAGACGCGCTCCCGCGGCAGGAGGTCGGTGAATCGGAATTCCGGCGCGCTGGTCCGCCGCTCGAGCACCGTGTAGGCGCGGTCGGCGAAGCCCTTGGACAGGGCGGCCACGTCCGTCTCGTTTGCGAAGGGGAGGAGAGCGATCCGAGGAAGCGCCTCGTCGTAGGCCTGCTCGATCCGGCGCCCCACGTCCCGGTAGCGGGGCTCGAAGGCTTGGGCCAGCTGGAGCTCGTCGTAGGCCCGCTTCGGGTAGCCCTCCCCGAGATCCTCGAGCCCTTGGCGGTACTCGATCCCGGCGGCGCCGTGGCGAATCGCGTCCTCATCCCGGTCGAAGGAAGAGTCGGGGGCGAGAAAGACCCGATAGCCGATGACCTCGCGGCGGAACGTGTCGAGGGCAAGGGAACGTTTCGCGGCCGCGACCGTGTCCCGTGCGGCGATCCCCCGGATCTCCGCCTTGCGCTCTTCCATGATCTTGGCCGCCGCCTGCGCCATCGCATTCCGCGCCCGCCGGTTCTCGGGATCCTTCCGCAGGGCGCGCGCCGCTTTCTGGTACGCCTTCTCCACCTCTCCCTGGCTGTAGGCCTTCTCGCTCTGCTGCGCCAGCTTGTTCGGCCCCGCGCAAGAGAGCACGACCGAGGCGGCGACCATGGGCCCCACGAAAAGACGTAACCTCGAGAACGTGCGTTCGTTCATGATTCCCCCCGTGTTCGCCAGGTATCGGCCGCCCGGCACCTATGTATAGATTCAACCGGAGTCATGACCGTGGAATGGCAGGGATTTGGCAAATTATTGATATTGTTCGGCGTGGCGCTGGCAATCCTGGGGGTGTTTCTTGCCTGGGGACCTAAGATCCCGTGGATCGGGCGCTTGCCCGGGGATCTGAGCTTCGGGGGCGAGCACTGGCGCGTGTACATCCCGCTCGGAACCTCGCTCCTCCTGAGCCTTCTTCTGACCGGCCTGTTCTGGTTGTTCAAACGTAACTAGTTCGTGGTAGGTTCCGCGGCATAGTCACCTGGGCCCGGGCCATCCGTGCCCGGCACGGTGGCACCCTACCATGGAGGTGAAACGTGGCCAAGATGAACACCGGTCGCGTCATCCAAGGTGGACTCCTCGCCGGTCTCGTCATCAATGTGATCTGCATGGTGAACAACGGGGTGATCCTGTCCGGTAAGCTCTTGCAGGCTCAGCAGCACGGCCATTTTCTCCAGCAGCCCCGTTTCGCCTTCATGCCCGCGTGGGTGCTCGTGATGTTCCTTGTCGGCATCGGGCTCGTGTGGCTCTACGCCGCGGTCAGACCGAGGCTTGGACCGGGACCCGGCACGGCGTTGGCCGTAGGGATCGTGGTCGGGCTCATCGCCGGCGTCCCCGACAACCTGGCCAACGCCGCATGGGGCTTGAGCGGGCGTTACCTGCCGTTCATGTGGGCGGTCGAGCGGGTCGTGAGCTACATGCTAGGGGCGCTGGTGGGCGCGTGGTGGTACCGGGAGCCGGCCGCGTAGACCGCGGGCGGGCCTACCTTCCGTCCCCGTCCAGGAGATTCCCCAGTCCGCCCAGAATCGAGCCTTCCTCACGACGCCGCCCGCCGGACTGCGGCGCGGCGGCGTAAATTCGGCTGGCAAGCCGGCTGAACGGCAGGGACTGCAGCCAGATTCGACCGGGGCCGCGGAGGGTCGCGAAGAACAGTCCTTCGCCTCCGAACAACGCGCTCTTCAGCCCGCCGACGAACTGGATGTCGTAAGCGACGCTGGGCTGGATCGCGACGAGGCAGCCGGTATCGACCCGCAGGGTCTCGCCCGCCCTAAGCTCCCGCTCGAGCAGCGTTCCGCCGGCATGGACGAAGGCCCAGCCGTCTCCCTGCAGGCGCTCCATGATGAAGCCCTCGCCGCCGAAGAGCCCGACGCCGAAGCGTTTTTGGAACGCGATCCCGATGCTCACGCCCTTGGCCGCGACCAGGAAGGATTCTTTCTGCGCGATCAGCTCGCCGCCCAGCTCCGCGAGATGCATGGCCTGGATCTTCCCAGGGTAGGGCGCGGCGAACGCCGCCTTGCGGGCCGACAACGCCTGATTCTGAAACACCGTCATGAACAACGACTCGCCCGTCAGGAGCCTCTTTCCCGCCCCGACCAGCTTGTCGATGAAATCTCCCTTGGCCTGCGACCCATCCCCGAAAATTGTGGTCATCTGGATCCCATCCTCGAGGTACATCATCGCCCCCGCTTCGGCCACCACCGCCTCGCCGGGGTCGAGAACGATCTCCACGAACTGGAGATCGTCGCCCAGGACCTTATAGTCCACTTCATGCATTTTCGGCATCGTCCGCTCCTTGGAAGGTGAATCAGGTGGGATTCCGGCCACTCACCCGAGCTCGCCCATAGTACTCCCCGCCCCTTTTCCCGAGTTCCACAAACTGCTCCGCGACCTTCACGCCGCTCCCGGAACACCGCGTGACGCGCCCCGGTCCTCTTTGTAGAATCGCCGTTCGCCGCCTCACCGGCGGGTCGAGCTTCGCGAGGGGGAATCGCTTGACGCTGCGACGTAGCGCCCGTCGGACCACGTCCATACTCCTGGCTCTCGCGTTTCATTTCGCGATCCCGGCCATCGCCTCTCCCTCCCCCGCGGCCGGTCTCAAGGCCTCGGCCCGCGAGGTCCAGGTCAGGACCTTGAAGAACGGCATGAAGGTGATCGTCTGGCCCGATCACGATATTCCCAACGTCGCGATGTATACCTGGTTTCGCGTGGGGAGCAGAAACGAGCGGCCTGGAATCACCGGTCTGTCGCACTTTTTCGAGCACATGATGTTCAACGGCTCGCAGCACTATCCGTCCGGAGAATTCGACCGCGTGATGGAGCAAAACGGCGGATCGAACAACGCGTTCACGAGCGAGGATGTGACCGCCTATCAGGACTGGTTCCCGAAGGACATCCTCGAGCTCGTCTTCAGGCTGGAATCGGATCGGATCTGCTGCCTCTCGTTCGATCCGAAGATGGTCGAGAGCGAGCGCCAGGTGGTCTACTCGGAGCGGCGGACCTCGGTGGACAACGACAACGCGAGCCTCCTCGACGAGCAGGTCCAGGCTGCCGCGTACGTAGCGCATCCGTACCATAACCCGGTGATCGGTTGGCCGAGCGACATCGAGCGCTGGACCATCGACGACCTGCGCGACTACTTCAAGATCCACTACGCCCCCAACAACGCGACCATGATCCTCGTCGGAGACGTGGCGCCGGAGGAAGTATTCCGGCTGGCGGAACAATACTTCGGGCCGATCCCGGCCCAGCCCGAACCGCCGGGCGTCAGGACGCAGGAGCCTCCGCAACTGGGGGAGCGGCGGGTTTCGATCCGGAAATTCGGCCAGACGCCGCTCCTCGAGCTGGCGTTCCACACCGGAGCGGCCGACGATCCGCAGGCCGAGGCACGCGATCTCCTCGTCGACATTCTCACTTCCGGGGAATCCTCGCGGCTCTACCGCCGCCTCGTGGACCAGGATCGATTGGCTGTCGACGTGAGCGGATCCGTGAGCCCGGAGGGCTTCGATCCGGGGTTGATCAAGCTCTCGGTCACGGTAGCCCCCGACAAAGGGCCCGAGGCCGCGGAGGCCGCGCTCCTGGACGAGCTTTCGAGGCTCGCGCGGTCCGGCCCGTCCGCGGCCGAGGTCCGAAAAGCGAAGAACACGCAGCTCGCCGCCCATTGGCGCCACATGAAGACCATCAATGAGAAGGCGGAGCGGCTGGGGACCTACGAGGTCTTCCGGGGCGATTACCGGAAGCTCTTCACGGCTCCCGACCGGTATGACCGCGTCACGCGCTCGGAGATTCAGGCCCTGGCCCGAAAGACCCTCGACGCGAAGAACCGGACCGTGGGGATGCTGATCCCTGAAAAATCGGAGACCTCACAATGACCGGACGCTCCATCGCCGCGATGGCCCTGGCCACGGCGCTCGCGGCGCCGGCTTCCGCTCCCGGGATCAACCTGCCTCCGTCGCGCGAAGTTCGATTGCAGAACGGAGCATTCGTGATTCTCGCGGAGAAGCACGATGTTCCGCTGATCGCCTTTTACGCTCTCCTGCGGGGCGGGGGAGTGGGGGACCCCGCAGGAAAAGAGGGGGTGGCCGCGCTCACCGGGGAGCTCCTGCGCAAGGGTGCCGGCAAGCGAAGCGCGCAGGATATCGCGGCGCTGGTCGACGGGCTCGGTGCGACTCTCGGGACCGGGGCCGGTCTCGAAGCTTCCTACGCGTACGGCGAGTTCATGGCGCGCGATCAAGCCGTGATGCTGGATCTCCTGGCGGACATCCTCCTACGGCCCACCTTCCCGGCGGATGAATTCGACAAGGTCAAGGAGCAATCGAT
It includes:
- a CDS encoding 4Fe-4S binding protein; its protein translation is MARYTEWLHTRWPAGTVEKLPDAREGGGTSLPGTYISGDLTGIPLLKFAIDSGVRVVRSIASDSGLRSEGSGEEDTLDVAIIGAGVSGMAAAVEAKKQPLTFQIFEATEPLSTLVNFPKAKPIYTYPRSMKPAGDLQVTADVKEKLIEELKSQTARAGITPAAARAERVERQGSRILVHLAGGGTPRARRALIAIGRSGNFRKLGVPGEGLDKVFNRLHDPKDFSGKEALVVGGGDSALETVIALVQCGAHVTLSYRNPELSRPKPELIEKLERLRRDPKANVSIERPHSERVTTAAGPFVMERQPGGSVALKLGTKVREIRETEVVLTGPGGAEETIRNDVVFTMLGREPPLEFFRRSGIRIAGEMRPRQWIAMGLFLLFCAWLYNWKSGGSMSQLFAERHWFPFNLPDLLSRLGPGLAAAVRTPGTLIGTLAISASGPAFWYTLVYSTVVVLFGLKRIRRRRTPYVTVQTCTLMFVQVVPLFLLPEIILPQLNYHGLLPRGIADALFPAVSYGHGREFWRAYGLILAWPLNVYNIFTHDPLWWWIAIGALQTLVLIPVGIYFFGKGVYCGWICSCGALAETLGDTHRHKMPHGPLWNRMNMIGQGILAIAVALLVIRIVGWMLPPGNWADSVFDPLLKTPYKWCVDVFLAGVIGYGLYFWFSGRVWCRFLCPLAALMHIYARFSRFAIVAEKKKCISCNVCTSVCHQGIDIMNFANKGIPMQDPECVRCSACVQSCPTGVLQFGQVDRRGAAIKLDLLPASPVLMREGKA
- a CDS encoding radical SAM protein; this translates as MEGEPPSSSTFSRRPRSSCGKGRRDVGEGPPVSFRALDTVWIQVTGTLCNIACRHCFVSAGPRSASLPVMSRGQVEAALEEAVELGARDAYYTGGEPFLHPEIRALVDLALERMPLTVLTNALLIDEDTAGWIGDRFERSRYSFDIRVSLDGATAELNDRVRGHGVYERVVEALRRLARAGVTPVVTVVEHEDSLKAAAARAEFAEFLRGLGFQRPRIKFLPLLRIGREERRTRGYLEQERLGPEPVAPEIEESLICSTSRTVTARGVWTCPILVEVPDARLGDSLRQAGREINLNWRACHTCVAEGLRCAT
- a CDS encoding DUF2905 domain-containing protein, translating into MTVEWQGFGKLLILFGVALAILGVFLAWGPKIPWIGRLPGDLSFGGEHWRVYIPLGTSLLLSLLLTGLFWLFKRN
- a CDS encoding TIGR00266 family protein, giving the protein MPKMHEVDYKVLGDDLQFVEIVLDPGEAVVAEAGAMMYLEDGIQMTTIFGDGSQAKGDFIDKLVGAGKRLLTGESLFMTVFQNQALSARKAAFAAPYPGKIQAMHLAELGGELIAQKESFLVAAKGVSIGIAFQKRFGVGLFGGEGFIMERLQGDGWAFVHAGGTLLERELRAGETLRVDTGCLVAIQPSVAYDIQFVGGLKSALFGGEGLFFATLRGPGRIWLQSLPFSRLASRIYAAAPQSGGRRREEGSILGGLGNLLDGDGR
- a CDS encoding insulinase family protein, translating into MKVIVWPDHDIPNVAMYTWFRVGSRNERPGITGLSHFFEHMMFNGSQHYPSGEFDRVMEQNGGSNNAFTSEDVTAYQDWFPKDILELVFRLESDRICCLSFDPKMVESERQVVYSERRTSVDNDNASLLDEQVQAAAYVAHPYHNPVIGWPSDIERWTIDDLRDYFKIHYAPNNATMILVGDVAPEEVFRLAEQYFGPIPAQPEPPGVRTQEPPQLGERRVSIRKFGQTPLLELAFHTGAADDPQAEARDLLVDILTSGESSRLYRRLVDQDRLAVDVSGSVSPEGFDPGLIKLSVTVAPDKGPEAAEAALLDELSRLARSGPSAAEVRKAKNTQLAAHWRHMKTINEKAERLGTYEVFRGDYRKLFTAPDRYDRVTRSEIQALARKTLDAKNRTVGMLIPEKSETSQ